A single genomic interval of Alcaligenes sp. SDU_A2 harbors:
- the cas6f gene encoding type I-F CRISPR-associated endoribonuclease Cas6/Csy4 gives MTSHYIEIRILPDPEFSATYLLGALYSKLHRALVQLQEQGLGVSFPEYALKPKGLGTRMRIHGSMPALQRLEQTQWLRGMRDHIEPVSIQAVPSSATYRTVFRRQFKTNVDRLRRRRMKRHAETAEQASAAIPADAQQQPNLPFIHLRSSSTAQPFCLFLAMGPEQPEANTGVFNAYGLSNQATVPWF, from the coding sequence ATGACTAGCCACTACATCGAAATTCGTATTCTGCCCGACCCGGAATTCAGTGCTACCTATTTGCTAGGTGCTTTGTATTCCAAACTGCACCGCGCATTGGTTCAATTGCAGGAGCAAGGGTTGGGGGTCAGTTTTCCGGAGTATGCGCTTAAACCTAAGGGTTTGGGAACCCGTATGCGTATTCATGGGTCGATGCCTGCGCTGCAGCGGTTGGAGCAGACGCAGTGGCTGCGGGGCATGCGGGACCATATCGAACCGGTTTCTATACAGGCTGTCCCGTCAAGCGCAACGTATCGGACGGTCTTTCGGCGTCAATTCAAAACCAATGTAGATCGTTTGCGTCGTAGACGCATGAAACGCCACGCCGAAACCGCAGAGCAAGCAAGTGCTGCGATTCCGGCGGACGCACAACAGCAGCCAAATCTGCCATTTATTCACCTGCGCAGCAGTAGTACTGCACAACCATTTTGTTTGTTTTTGGCGATGGGGCCGGAGCAGCCTGAAGCGAATACAGGTGTGTTCAATGCTTATGGACTGAGCAACCAAGCCACCGTTCCCTGGTTTTGA
- the csy3 gene encoding type I-F CRISPR-associated protein Csy3 gives MSLKTASVLAFERKIDPSDALFYAGNWADQDKEAVWTAVPLRLKSVRGTISNRLKTKDQDPAKLDAAIENPNLQTVDVATLPPSSDTLKVSFTVRVLAGAGKPSACNNADYELKLQQVIQSYTQEHGFDELARRYAYNLANGRFLWRNRIGAEQVNVVVDVLEHGSVSQRWTFDALELSLRAFEGQAQQADCDALAQVIAQGLAGQRHTLLRVTAYVRIGAGQEVFPSQELILDRGKGDKSKTLYHVDSVAAMHSQKLGNAIRTIDDWYPDAAGLGPIAVEPYGSVTTQGKAYRQPKAKLDFYTLLDNWLLKDQVPDIEQQHFVMAVLIRGGVFGDAGN, from the coding sequence ATGTCGTTGAAAACTGCATCTGTCCTGGCCTTTGAGCGAAAAATCGATCCTTCCGATGCCTTGTTTTATGCCGGAAACTGGGCCGACCAGGATAAGGAAGCTGTATGGACTGCTGTCCCCCTGCGCCTTAAATCGGTGCGAGGCACGATTTCCAATCGTCTGAAAACCAAGGATCAAGACCCGGCCAAACTGGACGCCGCAATCGAAAACCCTAACTTGCAGACGGTGGATGTGGCTACTTTGCCTCCGTCCAGCGACACATTAAAAGTTAGTTTTACAGTGCGGGTGCTGGCCGGTGCCGGTAAACCGTCGGCATGCAATAACGCCGATTACGAACTGAAGCTGCAACAGGTCATTCAGTCCTATACGCAAGAACATGGATTCGATGAATTGGCACGCCGTTATGCGTATAACCTGGCGAATGGCCGGTTTCTATGGCGCAACCGGATTGGTGCGGAGCAGGTAAATGTCGTGGTGGACGTCTTGGAGCACGGAAGCGTCAGCCAGCGTTGGACATTTGATGCGCTGGAATTGAGCTTGCGCGCCTTCGAGGGGCAGGCCCAGCAGGCAGATTGTGATGCCTTGGCACAAGTCATTGCACAAGGGCTGGCTGGTCAACGGCACACTTTGCTGCGCGTCACCGCTTATGTGCGTATCGGTGCGGGGCAGGAGGTTTTTCCGTCCCAGGAACTGATTCTGGATCGTGGCAAGGGCGATAAAAGCAAGACGCTGTATCACGTCGATAGCGTGGCCGCTATGCACTCGCAGAAATTGGGCAATGCGATTCGTACCATCGATGACTGGTATCCAGATGCTGCTGGGCTGGGCCCCATCGCTGTCGAGCCCTATGGCTCTGTTACGACCCAAGGGAAAGCGTATCGTCAGCCCAAGGCGAAACTGGATTTCTATACCTTACTGGATAACTGGCTGCTGAAGGATCAGGTGCCGGATATCGAACAGCAGCATTTCGTGATGGCGGTGCTGATCCGAGGTGGTGTATTTGGTGATGCTGGGAATTAA
- the csy2 gene encoding type I-F CRISPR-associated protein Csy2, with translation MSSSLEGVLLIPHVRVQNANTISSPMTHGFPAMTAFLGFMWALNRKLAQEGIPLSLNKVGVVCHWHQELAQGSYVKTFNLTRNPVDKKGDTAAIVEEGRIHLDLTLVFEVQSMGEGSRLADLDAVRLQELAQRVTDHVQTLRIGGGSVLESARNRVSRQRPSLYCWPQDLQEQQNLFRDIRRRCLPGFALVSRDDLLQEHWAELKGDDPNASLLDAWLDLSRFNYRSRETEEGQIRWEHDRSGWIVPIPVGYGALGALQAGGTVLNARDSATPFRFVESVYSIGQWIGPHRLESPSDLLWYADFHEPSGAYLCRNDYCAPRQEPQSELSALDESVFDWPL, from the coding sequence ATGAGTTCGTCGCTTGAGGGTGTGCTGCTTATTCCGCATGTGCGGGTTCAGAACGCAAATACGATTTCTAGCCCGATGACACATGGCTTTCCAGCCATGACGGCATTTCTGGGGTTTATGTGGGCCTTGAATCGCAAACTGGCCCAAGAAGGCATACCGCTGAGCTTGAATAAAGTCGGCGTTGTGTGTCATTGGCATCAAGAGCTGGCGCAGGGCAGTTACGTCAAGACCTTTAATTTAACGCGTAACCCTGTTGATAAAAAAGGCGATACCGCTGCGATTGTCGAAGAAGGGCGTATTCATCTGGATCTGACGCTGGTGTTCGAGGTTCAGAGCATGGGTGAAGGCAGCCGTTTAGCGGATCTTGATGCTGTGCGTTTGCAGGAACTGGCTCAGCGGGTTACCGACCACGTGCAGACTCTGCGCATTGGTGGGGGAAGCGTGCTGGAGTCGGCACGAAATCGTGTGTCCAGACAGCGTCCCTCCTTGTATTGCTGGCCGCAGGATCTCCAAGAGCAGCAGAACCTTTTCCGTGATATCCGACGACGTTGTCTGCCAGGCTTTGCCTTGGTCAGCCGGGATGATTTGTTGCAAGAACATTGGGCTGAATTAAAGGGCGATGATCCCAATGCATCCTTGCTCGATGCTTGGCTGGATCTGTCGCGGTTCAACTACCGAAGCCGAGAAACGGAGGAAGGTCAGATACGCTGGGAGCATGACAGGTCGGGATGGATCGTGCCTATCCCCGTTGGGTATGGGGCCTTGGGAGCATTGCAAGCGGGTGGCACCGTATTGAATGCGCGCGACAGCGCGACCCCATTTCGTTTTGTGGAAAGTGTGTATTCCATAGGCCAGTGGATAGGTCCGCATCGCTTAGAGAGTCCAAGCGATTTATTGTGGTATGCCGATTTCCACGAGCCCTCTGGCGCGTATTTGTGCCGTAACGATTATTGTGCTCCCCGGCAGGAGCCGCAGTCCGAGTTGTCCGCGTTGGATGAGTCCGTGTTTGATTGGCCGCTTTGA
- the csy1 gene encoding type I-F CRISPR-associated protein Csy1: MIHSFIQDRLQAKLDKLPPDDPKRGDLIAPYEPEAWLADAARRVGQIQAVTHALKPIHPDARGTSLYVAPNQLPTLGQVGSHVLTTGFASDVVGNAAALDVYKFLRLELDGRSILERLQCNEPAVLDAFSKDADQARQWADAFLGLVQDTGQAAASHVLAKQLYWLTGSDSSDNGQYHLLAPLFPTSLVHAVHGVLQEDRFGDRAKQARQARRDQKLHDDAVRVYPDLAVRKLGGTKPQNISQLNSERGGVNYLLSSLPPNWTSRAVPQPWGLNSVFDTLLMRRREVRHLTGNLLRFLLSKPASNMETRERVDRYISSLIDEVVSLAGELRTAWPAGWSADSRCDMAREEQLWLDIGRVDEDDVFCSESDRQFRLEWQQMQWPEQIGHRFGNWLNARLHGHLPVGEVEHRQWKKELLAYESSWMAQLQDLGVQVHTSTSKEAV, from the coding sequence TTGATCCACTCTTTTATTCAAGACCGCCTGCAGGCCAAGCTGGACAAACTGCCGCCGGATGATCCTAAACGTGGGGACTTGATTGCTCCGTACGAACCAGAGGCATGGCTGGCGGATGCGGCGCGGCGGGTAGGGCAGATCCAAGCGGTAACGCATGCCCTGAAGCCGATTCATCCGGATGCGCGTGGCACCAGTCTTTATGTGGCACCAAATCAACTGCCAACTCTGGGTCAGGTGGGCAGCCATGTGCTGACGACTGGTTTTGCGAGTGATGTCGTTGGCAATGCGGCGGCGCTGGATGTGTATAAGTTTTTGCGGCTGGAGTTGGACGGACGCAGCATCTTGGAACGTCTGCAATGCAATGAGCCGGCTGTGCTGGACGCCTTCAGCAAGGATGCAGATCAGGCCAGGCAATGGGCCGATGCTTTTCTGGGGCTGGTGCAAGACACTGGGCAAGCGGCGGCTAGCCATGTTTTGGCGAAACAACTGTATTGGCTGACCGGATCGGATAGCAGTGATAACGGTCAGTATCATTTGTTGGCGCCTTTGTTTCCTACGTCGTTGGTGCATGCCGTGCACGGTGTGCTGCAGGAGGATCGCTTTGGTGACCGCGCCAAGCAGGCCCGTCAGGCACGGCGCGATCAAAAGCTCCATGATGACGCCGTACGTGTCTATCCCGACTTGGCAGTGCGCAAATTGGGGGGAACCAAGCCTCAAAACATCTCTCAGCTCAATAGCGAACGCGGTGGCGTCAATTATTTGTTGAGTTCTCTCCCCCCGAACTGGACTTCACGCGCCGTTCCGCAACCGTGGGGGCTGAACTCTGTGTTTGACACCTTACTGATGCGGCGTCGCGAAGTGCGCCATCTGACTGGAAATCTGCTGCGTTTCTTGTTGAGCAAGCCGGCTTCCAATATGGAGACGCGAGAGCGTGTGGATCGCTACATTAGCAGCCTGATAGACGAAGTAGTGTCGTTGGCTGGTGAACTGCGCACGGCCTGGCCAGCAGGTTGGAGTGCCGACAGTCGTTGCGACATGGCCCGCGAAGAGCAATTGTGGCTGGACATAGGACGTGTGGATGAGGATGACGTTTTTTGCTCCGAATCGGACCGGCAGTTCCGTTTGGAGTGGCAGCAGATGCAGTGGCCGGAGCAAATAGGGCACCGTTTTGGCAACTGGCTGAATGCCCGTTTACATGGGCATCTGCCGGTGGGTGAGGTAGAGCACCGACAATGGAAAAAAGAATTATTGGCCTATGAGTCGAGTTGGATGGCGCAACTGCAGGATTTGGGTGTTCAGGTCCATACTTCGACCAGCAAGGAGGCGGTATGA
- the cas3f gene encoding type I-F CRISPR-associated helicase Cas3f, giving the protein MNIMLVSQCTKQALTQTRRILDQFAERRGERTWQTSITQAGLDTLRKLLRKSARKNTAVACHWIRAKDHTELLWVVGNAAQFNAQGAVPTNSTTRDVLRVADENNWHGLSFMALLTALAALLHDLGKSSRSFQDRLRSRAIPEKNRYRHEWVSVRLFQAFVGTDDDQSWLARLVQAPGSGAGAMDFEQQWLGRAAAPLFRDGLDKEARHNKPFAQDGTGLPPLAQAVAWLVLTHHRLPACPDYLAHNNVHHCRHGQKPQGGSAMHLDSLLGQVDADWNEPWPVGDTGFDESARIWPYWQFPVGLPVRTAQWRKRAARLAHALQAHAAAAQSCLFDPYIMHLSRLSLMLADHYYSGLKKEDQRCKGEKDFPLYANTDRQTGALLQTLDEHLLGVEHHAGRLVRSLPGLTAQLAHLISHRQLRQRSAQARFRWQDKAADIASAIRLRSQGQGVFIVNMASTGCGKTLGNARIMNALAEPGQGMRCAFAIGLRTLTLQTGRSFQTDLGLGEDQLAIQVGGAAQREIFDYYEQVAERTGSASRQSLLDETGYVVYEANADHPALQQLAHDGGAQKLLMAPLLVCTVDHLTPATESLRGGRQIAPMLRLLTGDLVLDEPDDFDLADLPALTRLVYWAGLLGSRVLLSSATLAPALVQGLFLAYSTGRGWFQRNRGARPDEPAQIACLWVDEFHQAHEPCAQGDDFFHHHSRFVQKRMQQLARQPMRRQAQLLPLPASMGKMGKHERRVQLADTFRTAIGQLHKAHHGADPLSGKRVSFGLVRMANINPLFDVAVALHQAGMPQGVQLHLCVYHSQYPLVMRSAIEHMLDQVLNRRQEDAVFQLPVVRQALDTSTEQDHVFVVLGSPVTEVGRDHDYDWAIVEPSSMRSIIQLAGRVLRHRVEHTPKYPNVLLCNANVLHFDAGLGKPAFCRPGFESEGGYCLESHLLEHALKPLLDKRFTFPIDAGPRIAPRPMRDREPHKNLVDLEHARLEELMLPVSASLTPDKRPTPVRMNASSFWSAPHVHLLGFLQQMQPFREQTTQQVDLTFLPDDDDRLRLHRIAEGEQKWKKLYVAIDASLRHDTVLPQVPGVHAWPMESLQSLMERQAQDMDMPLDAFARRFGLVSVTASDQGWRWHESLGFSRKV; this is encoded by the coding sequence ATGAATATCATGCTGGTGTCGCAGTGTACAAAGCAGGCCTTGACGCAGACGCGGCGTATCCTGGATCAGTTTGCCGAGCGACGGGGCGAGCGGACCTGGCAAACATCAATTACGCAGGCGGGACTGGATACCTTGCGCAAATTGCTGCGCAAGAGCGCAAGAAAAAATACGGCGGTGGCCTGTCATTGGATACGGGCTAAAGACCATACCGAGTTGTTGTGGGTGGTGGGGAACGCGGCTCAATTCAATGCCCAGGGTGCGGTTCCGACCAATTCCACGACGCGCGATGTTCTGCGTGTCGCTGACGAAAACAATTGGCATGGCCTGTCGTTCATGGCCTTGCTGACGGCATTGGCGGCCCTGCTTCACGATTTGGGAAAGTCATCCCGGTCGTTTCAGGATCGTTTGCGCAGCCGTGCCATTCCTGAAAAAAATCGATATCGACACGAATGGGTATCGGTGCGTTTGTTTCAGGCTTTTGTCGGAACCGATGACGATCAGAGCTGGCTGGCCCGCTTGGTTCAAGCCCCTGGCTCGGGGGCTGGTGCGATGGACTTTGAACAGCAGTGGTTGGGACGGGCAGCGGCACCGTTGTTCAGGGACGGCCTGGACAAAGAGGCACGGCACAATAAACCGTTTGCTCAGGATGGCACGGGTCTGCCCCCGCTCGCACAGGCTGTCGCCTGGTTGGTTCTGACGCATCACCGTCTGCCCGCTTGCCCGGATTATCTGGCACACAATAATGTTCACCACTGCCGGCACGGACAGAAGCCGCAAGGTGGCAGCGCGATGCATTTGGACAGTTTGCTCGGTCAAGTGGATGCCGACTGGAACGAACCGTGGCCAGTTGGAGATACCGGGTTTGACGAGTCGGCGCGCATATGGCCTTACTGGCAGTTCCCTGTCGGCTTGCCGGTGCGGACGGCTCAATGGAGGAAACGGGCGGCCCGTCTAGCGCATGCCTTGCAAGCCCATGCGGCTGCCGCGCAGTCGTGTTTGTTTGATCCTTACATCATGCATTTGTCCCGCCTGTCATTGATGCTGGCAGATCATTATTACTCCGGTCTAAAAAAAGAAGATCAACGGTGTAAGGGCGAAAAGGACTTTCCCTTATATGCCAATACAGACAGGCAAACAGGGGCATTGTTGCAAACCCTGGACGAGCATTTGCTAGGGGTGGAACATCACGCGGGGCGGCTGGTACGCAGCCTGCCGGGTTTGACGGCCCAGCTTGCCCATCTAATCAGCCACCGTCAGTTGAGGCAGCGCAGTGCGCAGGCCCGGTTCCGTTGGCAGGACAAGGCCGCAGATATCGCCAGTGCGATCCGTCTGCGTTCCCAAGGTCAGGGCGTGTTCATCGTCAATATGGCTTCGACAGGTTGCGGCAAAACACTGGGGAACGCACGCATCATGAACGCCTTGGCCGAGCCTGGTCAGGGCATGCGTTGCGCATTTGCAATTGGCTTGCGCACGCTGACCTTGCAGACCGGGCGCAGCTTCCAAACGGATTTGGGGCTGGGCGAAGATCAGTTGGCTATTCAAGTGGGCGGTGCGGCCCAAAGAGAAATTTTTGACTATTACGAACAAGTGGCGGAACGCACTGGATCAGCGTCCCGACAGAGCCTGCTGGACGAGACCGGATATGTGGTCTACGAGGCGAATGCCGATCATCCGGCCTTGCAACAATTGGCGCATGATGGCGGGGCGCAAAAGCTGCTGATGGCACCGCTGCTGGTATGCACGGTGGATCACTTGACGCCCGCCACCGAAAGTTTGCGAGGCGGCAGGCAGATCGCCCCTATGTTGCGTTTATTGACCGGCGACCTGGTTCTTGACGAGCCGGATGATTTTGATCTGGCCGATCTGCCCGCTTTGACGCGGCTTGTTTATTGGGCAGGCTTATTGGGTTCGCGTGTCCTGCTTTCCTCTGCCACCTTGGCACCTGCACTGGTCCAGGGCCTGTTTCTGGCCTATTCGACGGGACGTGGCTGGTTTCAGCGCAACCGGGGGGCGCGGCCGGATGAACCGGCCCAGATAGCATGTTTGTGGGTGGATGAGTTCCATCAGGCGCATGAGCCGTGCGCACAGGGTGATGATTTTTTTCATCACCATAGCCGTTTTGTTCAGAAACGCATGCAGCAGTTAGCCAGGCAGCCTATGCGTCGTCAGGCCCAGCTTCTGCCTTTGCCGGCATCGATGGGCAAGATGGGGAAACACGAGCGTCGGGTACAACTTGCCGATACGTTCAGGACCGCCATAGGGCAACTGCACAAAGCTCATCATGGTGCGGACCCGCTCAGTGGCAAGCGAGTCAGTTTCGGTCTGGTGCGTATGGCCAATATCAATCCCTTGTTTGATGTGGCGGTCGCACTGCATCAGGCGGGAATGCCGCAAGGGGTGCAGCTTCATCTGTGCGTGTACCACTCTCAGTATCCGCTGGTGATGCGATCCGCGATAGAACATATGCTGGATCAGGTTTTGAACCGACGGCAGGAGGATGCAGTCTTTCAGTTGCCTGTCGTGCGCCAGGCATTGGATACGTCGACCGAGCAGGATCATGTGTTCGTGGTTTTGGGGTCGCCGGTGACAGAGGTGGGGCGAGACCACGATTATGACTGGGCGATTGTCGAGCCCTCGTCCATGCGGTCCATCATTCAGTTGGCTGGGCGGGTCTTGCGACACCGTGTCGAGCATACCCCTAAGTATCCCAATGTCTTGCTGTGCAATGCCAATGTGCTGCATTTCGATGCAGGCCTCGGAAAACCGGCTTTCTGTCGCCCTGGGTTTGAGTCAGAAGGGGGGTATTGCTTGGAAAGTCATTTGTTGGAACATGCGCTGAAACCCTTGTTGGACAAGCGTTTTACTTTCCCGATTGATGCCGGTCCGCGTATAGCGCCGCGTCCCATGAGGGATCGCGAACCACATAAAAACTTAGTGGATCTGGAACATGCCAGGCTTGAAGAACTCATGCTGCCGGTGTCGGCGTCCTTGACGCCGGATAAGCGACCTACGCCTGTGCGTATGAATGCCAGCAGTTTCTGGAGTGCGCCGCATGTGCATTTACTGGGATTTCTACAGCAAATGCAGCCATTTCGCGAACAGACCACCCAGCAGGTTGATCTGACCTTTTTGCCGGATGACGACGATCGGCTGCGACTGCATCGTATTGCCGAGGGCGAGCAAAAATGGAAAAAACTGTACGTGGCAATAGATGCCAGCCTGCGGCATGACACCGTCTTGCCACAGGTGCCAGGTGTTCACGCGTGGCCGATGGAGAGCCTGCAGAGCTTGATGGAACGTCAGGCCCAGGACATGGACATGCCACTGGACGCGTTCGCCCGTCGGTTCGGGCTTGTATCCGTTACTGCCAGCGACCAGGGGTGGAGGTGGCATGAGAGCTTGGGATTCAGTCGGAAGGTGTGA
- the cas1f gene encoding type I-F CRISPR-associated endonuclease Cas1f gives MEPIAASELKTILHSKRANIYYLEHCRVLVNGGRVEYVTDAGKRSLYWNIPIANTTSILLGTGTSVTQAAMRELAKAGVLVGFCGGGGTPLFAVNEMDVEVAWLTPQSEYRPTEYLQAWVSFWFDDHLRLKAALALQKLRLEFLRVQWGKREIREAGFQVDLTGLGTLLDAAGRAMQNSETVMHLLTEEARLTKALFKLAVAAVGYGDFTRGKRGQGLDPANRFLDHGNYLAYGLGATACWVLGLPHGLAVLHGKTRRGGLVFDAADLVKDAIILPQAFLSAMRGDEEQAFRRQCIESLTRSESLDFMIDSLKDIATQTSKGKIA, from the coding sequence ATGGAACCTATCGCCGCCTCCGAGCTAAAAACCATTCTGCACTCCAAGCGTGCCAATATTTATTATCTGGAACATTGCCGTGTGCTGGTCAATGGCGGGCGCGTCGAATATGTCACAGATGCAGGAAAGCGGTCTTTGTACTGGAATATTCCCATTGCCAATACCACCAGCATCCTTTTGGGGACTGGGACATCGGTGACGCAGGCGGCGATGCGGGAATTGGCTAAAGCAGGTGTGCTGGTGGGGTTTTGCGGCGGCGGAGGCACGCCTTTGTTTGCGGTAAACGAGATGGATGTTGAGGTGGCCTGGCTGACACCGCAAAGCGAGTATCGCCCGACGGAATATTTACAGGCCTGGGTAAGCTTCTGGTTTGATGATCATTTGCGCTTGAAAGCAGCGTTGGCGTTACAAAAACTGCGATTGGAGTTTTTGCGCGTGCAATGGGGAAAAAGAGAGATCCGAGAAGCGGGCTTTCAGGTGGATCTGACGGGTCTAGGCACCTTGTTGGATGCAGCAGGCCGTGCGATGCAGAATTCGGAAACCGTTATGCATTTGCTGACCGAAGAAGCGCGTTTGACGAAAGCCTTATTCAAACTTGCGGTTGCTGCGGTGGGGTACGGCGACTTTACTCGCGGTAAGCGAGGTCAGGGCTTGGACCCGGCTAATCGCTTTTTAGATCATGGTAATTATTTGGCTTATGGCTTGGGGGCAACGGCGTGTTGGGTGCTGGGCTTGCCTCATGGCTTGGCGGTGTTGCATGGCAAGACGCGCCGGGGAGGTCTTGTCTTTGATGCGGCGGACCTGGTGAAAGACGCAATTATTTTGCCGCAGGCTTTTTTGTCGGCGATGCGCGGCGACGAGGAGCAGGCATTTCGCCGCCAGTGTATTGAATCGTTGACGCGCAGCGAATCCCTGGACTTCATGATAGATAGCTTGAAAGACATTGCTACGCAGACATCAAAGGGCAAGATCGCATGA